From a single Artemia franciscana chromosome 9, ASM3288406v1, whole genome shotgun sequence genomic region:
- the LOC136031567 gene encoding protein krueppel-like, with product MEEKPYKCDLCQKKFSQKSSLTLHMTTHNGENPYECKLCQKMFSRKTSLTIHMRTHTGEKFYECKKCKKKFSSESGLNLHIRIHNEEKPYECEICQRKFSQKPSLNRHKRTHNGEKWRRDLTFMNVKNAKRNFLGSQG from the coding sequence ATGGAGGAAAAACCCTATAAGTGTGACTTAtgtcaaaagaaattttctcagAAGTCAAGTCTGACTTTGCATATGACAACCCACAATGGAGAAAACCCCTATGAATGTAAGCTGTGTCAAAAGATGTTTTCTCGAAAGACAAGTTTGACTATTCATATGAGAACCCACACTGgtgaaaaattctatgaatgtaaaaaatgcaaaaagaaattttcttcggAGTCAGGGTTGAATCTGCATATTAGAATTCACAATGAAGAAAAACCCTAtgaatgtgaaatatgtcaaagGAAATTTTCGCAAAAGCCAAGTTTGAATCGGCATAAGAGAACCCACAATGGCGAAAAATGGAGAAGAGATTTGACTTTTATGAACgtaaagaatgcaaaaagaaattttcttggaagTCAGGGTTGA